Proteins encoded in a region of the Geobacillus genomosp. 3 genome:
- a CDS encoding FAD-binding oxidoreductase, protein MNIYEPLLEWIGDRERVSVNETVLEHHSKGIAYHAPHAPDVVVFPKTAEEISRVLAFANEHRIPVTPFGAGTSLEGHVIPVQGGISLDLTLMNNIIAIRPDDFLAVVEPGVTRMQLNEALKRYGLFFPVDPGADATIGGMAATNASGTNSVKYGVMRDQVLGLEAVLADGSVIRTGSLAVKSSADYDLTGLFVGSEGTLGVFTRLVVRLHGIPEATTAIKACFPTLEAAAEAAFAILRSGVGPGKIELVDEATIAAVNAYKKTDYPVKPTLFIELSGSPSSVEDGTELVRELCKAEGAVSFAVETDSLARAKLWEARHHAAFAIQAAYPGKAMLSTDVCVPLSELPGAIADTRRLVNEERMTAAIFGHVGDGNYHTVLAFDPSDAEEMARIERVHAHIVRYALSRGGTCTGEHGIGLGKRAFLREEKGDAVLWMKRLKQLFDPNGILNPGKIFLP, encoded by the coding sequence ATGAACATATACGAACCGCTGCTTGAATGGATCGGCGACCGTGAGCGGGTGAGCGTCAATGAGACGGTGCTCGAACACCACAGCAAAGGCATCGCCTATCATGCGCCGCATGCGCCGGATGTCGTTGTGTTTCCGAAGACAGCGGAAGAAATCAGCCGGGTGCTGGCGTTTGCCAACGAGCATCGCATTCCGGTCACACCGTTTGGCGCCGGCACGAGTTTGGAAGGGCACGTCATTCCGGTCCAAGGCGGAATTAGCCTCGATTTGACATTGATGAACAACATCATCGCCATTCGTCCCGATGATTTTTTGGCGGTCGTCGAGCCCGGAGTGACGCGGATGCAACTGAACGAGGCGCTGAAGCGATATGGACTGTTTTTTCCGGTCGACCCGGGGGCGGACGCGACGATCGGCGGCATGGCGGCGACGAACGCGAGCGGGACAAACAGCGTCAAATACGGCGTGATGCGCGATCAAGTGCTCGGCCTTGAAGCCGTGCTCGCCGACGGTTCCGTGATCCGCACCGGCAGCTTGGCGGTGAAATCGTCCGCCGACTACGATTTGACCGGCTTGTTCGTCGGATCGGAAGGGACGCTTGGCGTGTTCACCCGCCTCGTCGTCCGCCTGCACGGCATTCCGGAGGCGACAACCGCCATCAAAGCGTGCTTCCCTACGCTGGAGGCGGCAGCGGAGGCCGCATTTGCCATTTTAAGATCCGGCGTCGGTCCGGGCAAAATCGAGCTGGTGGACGAGGCGACGATCGCCGCGGTCAACGCCTACAAAAAAACGGACTACCCGGTGAAGCCGACGCTGTTTATCGAGCTGAGCGGCAGCCCGTCAAGCGTTGAGGACGGGACCGAACTTGTCCGTGAGTTGTGCAAGGCGGAGGGGGCCGTTTCGTTTGCGGTGGAGACCGACTCGCTCGCCCGCGCGAAGCTGTGGGAAGCGCGCCACCATGCGGCGTTCGCCATTCAGGCGGCGTACCCAGGCAAGGCAATGCTCTCAACCGATGTGTGCGTGCCGCTGTCCGAACTGCCCGGCGCCATCGCCGATACGCGCCGGCTTGTCAATGAGGAGCGCATGACGGCTGCCATTTTCGGTCATGTCGGCGACGGCAACTATCATACCGTGCTTGCCTTTGACCCGAGCGATGCAGAGGAGATGGCACGCATCGAACGCGTGCACGCCCATATCGTCCGCTATGCCTTATCGCGCGGCGGCACATGCACGGGAGAGCACGGCATCGGACTTGGCAAACGGGCGTTTTTGCGCGAAGAAAAGGGAGACGCCGTGCTGTGGATGAAACGGCTGAAACAATTGTTTGACCCAAACGGCATTCTCAATCCGGGGAAAATTTTTTTGCCATAG
- a CDS encoding 6-phospho-beta-glucosidase, whose amino-acid sequence MEKRLKIATIGGGSSYTPELVEGLIQRYHELPVGELWLVDVPEGKEKLEIVGALAKRMVEKAGVPIDIHLTLDRRRALEGADFVTTQFRVGGLEARAKDERIPLKYGVIGQETNGPGGLFKGLRTIPVILDIIRDMEEWCPDAWLINFTNPAGMVTEAVLRYTKQEKVVGLCNVPIGMRMGVAKLLGVGADRVHIDFAGLNHMVFGLHVYLDGNDVTERVIDLIANPDRSGVTMKNIVDLGWEPDFLKGLNVLPCPYHRYYFQTDKMLAEELEAAKTKGTRAEVVQQLEKELFELYKDPNLAIKPPQLEQRGGAYYSDAACSLISSIYNDKRDIQPVNTRNNGAIASIPAESAVEVNCVITKDGPKPIAVGDLPVAVRGLVQQIKSFERVAAEAAVTGDYQTALVAMTINPLVPSDTVAKQILDEMLEAHKEYLPQFFKQTKTAAGH is encoded by the coding sequence GTGGAAAAACGGTTGAAAATTGCGACGATTGGCGGCGGCTCGAGCTACACCCCTGAACTGGTGGAAGGATTGATTCAGCGCTATCATGAACTGCCAGTCGGAGAACTATGGCTTGTCGATGTTCCGGAAGGCAAAGAAAAACTTGAAATCGTCGGAGCGCTCGCCAAGCGGATGGTGGAAAAGGCCGGCGTGCCGATTGACATTCATTTAACGTTGGATCGCCGGCGGGCTTTGGAAGGAGCTGACTTTGTCACCACACAGTTTCGCGTCGGCGGGCTGGAAGCGCGGGCGAAAGACGAGCGCATCCCGCTCAAATACGGGGTGATCGGCCAGGAGACGAACGGCCCGGGCGGTTTGTTTAAGGGGCTGCGGACGATTCCGGTTATTTTGGACATCATCCGCGACATGGAAGAATGGTGCCCGGACGCGTGGCTCATTAACTTCACGAACCCGGCCGGGATGGTGACGGAAGCCGTTTTGCGCTATACGAAGCAAGAAAAAGTCGTCGGCTTGTGCAACGTGCCGATCGGCATGCGCATGGGCGTCGCCAAGCTGCTTGGTGTCGGGGCGGATCGCGTGCACATTGACTTTGCCGGACTGAACCATATGGTGTTTGGCTTGCACGTCTACCTGGACGGCAATGACGTGACAGAACGAGTGATCGACCTTATCGCCAACCCGGACCGTTCCGGCGTGACGATGAAAAACATCGTCGACCTCGGCTGGGAGCCGGACTTTTTGAAAGGGCTGAACGTGTTGCCGTGCCCGTACCACCGGTATTATTTCCAAACGGACAAAATGCTCGCGGAAGAGCTTGAAGCGGCGAAAACGAAAGGAACGCGCGCCGAGGTTGTGCAGCAGCTCGAAAAAGAGCTGTTCGAGCTGTACAAAGACCCGAACTTGGCCATCAAGCCGCCGCAGCTCGAGCAACGCGGCGGGGCGTACTACAGCGACGCCGCTTGTAGCTTGATCAGCTCGATTTACAACGACAAGCGGGACATCCAGCCGGTCAATACGAGAAACAACGGCGCTATCGCCAGCATTCCGGCAGAATCGGCGGTCGAGGTCAACTGCGTCATCACGAAAGACGGCCCGAAACCGATCGCGGTCGGCGATTTGCCGGTGGCGGTGCGCGGGCTCGTCCAGCAAATCAAATCGTTTGAGCGCGTCGCGGCGGAAGCGGCGGTGACCGGCGACTACCAAACGGCGCTCGTCGCGATGACGATCAACCCGCTTGTGCCGTCTGACACGGTCGCCAAACAAATTTTGGATGAAATGTTGGAAGCGCATAAAGAATATTTGCCGCAATTTTTCAAACAGACCAAAACAGCGGCCGGACATTAA
- a CDS encoding sugar-binding protein, whose protein sequence is MHPWWKRLFYGGGIVALIGSASFTAYCAWNVYAYPNEGKERTTAATEDRYHFVLVPEELDNDYWRLVEKGAKAAARELGVDLEYIGPRQANIGEHLRILEKAAAAKVDGIITQGLTEKEFVPAINRVADKNIPVVTIDTDAPTSRRTAYIGTDNYYAGFIAGRALAEDMHGKATVAIITGSLTAAHQQLRVRGFQDAVKHEKGIRIVAIEESHITRVQAAEKAYTILKKHPDVNAFYGTSALDAIGIAKVVERFRREGETYIIGFDTLPETIRYLQKGTIAATVVQEPYEMGYKAVKMMADIVAGRDVPAVTNTETKVIRKEDLPLRPARNYEVETP, encoded by the coding sequence ATGCATCCGTGGTGGAAACGGCTGTTTTATGGCGGCGGCATTGTTGCATTGATTGGAAGCGCTTCCTTTACCGCCTATTGCGCTTGGAATGTGTATGCCTATCCAAATGAAGGAAAAGAGCGGACAACAGCGGCAACAGAGGATCGGTACCATTTTGTGCTTGTGCCAGAGGAGCTTGACAATGATTACTGGCGGCTTGTGGAAAAAGGAGCGAAGGCGGCGGCGAGAGAATTGGGGGTCGACCTCGAGTATATCGGGCCGCGGCAGGCGAATATTGGCGAACATCTTCGTATTTTGGAAAAAGCAGCGGCGGCAAAAGTGGATGGGATCATTACACAAGGGCTGACGGAGAAGGAATTTGTACCGGCGATTAACCGGGTGGCCGATAAAAACATTCCGGTAGTCACCATTGACACCGATGCCCCGACGAGCCGGCGCACTGCCTACATTGGTACGGACAATTACTATGCCGGATTTATTGCCGGGAGGGCGCTCGCTGAAGACATGCATGGAAAAGCGACTGTTGCCATCATTACCGGCAGTTTGACGGCGGCGCACCAACAACTGCGGGTGCGCGGGTTTCAAGATGCGGTCAAACATGAAAAAGGAATCCGCATCGTTGCCATTGAAGAGTCGCACATTACGCGCGTACAGGCTGCGGAAAAGGCGTATACGATTTTGAAAAAGCATCCGGATGTGAATGCGTTTTACGGCACGAGCGCGCTCGATGCGATTGGCATCGCCAAAGTGGTCGAACGGTTTCGCCGTGAAGGGGAGACGTACATTATTGGCTTTGACACGCTGCCGGAGACGATCCGCTACTTGCAAAAAGGGACGATTGCGGCGACCGTCGTGCAGGAGCCGTACGAAATGGGATACAAAGCGGTCAAAATGATGGCCGATATCGTTGCGGGGCGCGATGTGCCGGCGGTGACAAACACGGAGACGAAGGTGATCCGAAAAGAGGACTTGCCGCTGCGCCCAGCGCGCAATTATGAAGTGGAAACGCCGTGA
- a CDS encoding tellurite resistance/C4-dicarboxylate transporter family protein codes for MIYYIRKMSVNLFPGYFALVMATGALSIATFLLDMHVISKGLLYFNMAAYTVLWGLTLYRLLFFTPRLVKDLTSHTLGPGFFTLVAGTCVFGSQLITVAHRYEPAFYLWCLAIFLWLMIMYTFFTAVTVRKNKPTLSEGINGAWLIAAVATQSISVLGTLLSPHVESGRDIVLFVALCAYLLGCMLYLNIITLIFYRFTFVELKFAALTPPYWINMGAVAITTLAGSTLMLHADDWAFLGELLPFLRGFTLFFWITGTWWIPLLFILMVWRHLYHHYPLKYDPQFWGMAFPLAMYTTSTYQLSKALHIPFLLVIPRFMVYVAMAAWLAVFAGLVHHLYTSFRRQREAGNGGALPQQIEGGNG; via the coding sequence GTGATCTATTATATTCGAAAAATGTCGGTGAACTTATTTCCAGGCTACTTTGCCCTCGTGATGGCGACCGGCGCATTGTCGATCGCAACCTTTTTGCTTGATATGCACGTCATTTCCAAAGGATTGCTCTACTTCAATATGGCGGCGTATACCGTTTTATGGGGATTGACGCTGTACCGGCTTCTCTTCTTCACGCCGCGGCTGGTGAAAGATTTGACAAGCCATACGCTAGGCCCCGGGTTTTTCACGTTGGTGGCCGGAACGTGCGTATTTGGCAGCCAGTTGATTACCGTAGCCCATCGCTACGAGCCGGCTTTTTATTTGTGGTGTTTGGCCATTTTCCTTTGGCTTATGATCATGTACACGTTTTTCACCGCGGTGACGGTGCGAAAAAACAAACCGACGCTGTCGGAAGGAATTAACGGTGCCTGGCTTATTGCGGCGGTGGCGACGCAGTCCATTTCCGTCCTTGGCACACTCCTTTCCCCGCATGTCGAGAGCGGGCGGGACATCGTCCTGTTTGTCGCTTTATGCGCGTATTTGCTCGGGTGTATGTTGTATTTAAACATTATTACCCTCATTTTCTACCGCTTTACGTTCGTTGAGCTGAAGTTTGCGGCGCTGACGCCGCCGTATTGGATCAACATGGGGGCAGTGGCGATCACAACGCTCGCTGGCTCGACCTTGATGCTGCATGCGGACGACTGGGCGTTTCTTGGCGAACTGCTTCCGTTTTTAAGAGGGTTCACGCTCTTTTTCTGGATTACTGGAACGTGGTGGATTCCGCTGTTGTTCATTTTAATGGTGTGGCGTCACTTGTACCATCATTACCCGCTCAAATATGATCCGCAATTTTGGGGAATGGCGTTTCCGCTCGCCATGTATACGACAAGCACATATCAGCTGTCCAAAGCGCTGCACATTCCGTTTTTGCTTGTGATCCCCCGTTTTATGGTCTACGTGGCCATGGCGGCATGGCTTGCCGTGTTTGCCGGATTGGTCCACCATTTGTATACAAGCTTTCGCCGCCAGCGGGAGGCCGGGAATGGCGGTGCGCTGCCGCAGCAGATCGAGGGAGGAAATGGATGA
- a CDS encoding alpha-ketoacid dehydrogenase subunit beta — MAELTMIEAINEAMRQEMERDSRIIVLGEDVGENGGVFRATDGLLEQFGEGRVFDTPLAESGIIGTSIGLAINGMRPIAEIQFLGFAYQAMDQLAAQAARIRFRSAGRFSCPIVVRSPYGGGVRTPELHSDSLEALFTHSPGLKVVMPSNPYDAKGLLISAIRDEDPVLFLEPMKLYRAFRMEVPQEPYTVPLGQARVVKEGDDVTIISWGATVPLVAKIAAEIETKGVSAEVIDLRCLQPLDLDTIIASVEKTGRVMIVHEAVKTGGFGAEVAALISERALFSLSAPIVRIAGYDTPYPVPSVEDDWLPNAERIAEGIETLLRY, encoded by the coding sequence ATGGCGGAATTGACGATGATTGAGGCGATCAATGAAGCGATGCGCCAGGAGATGGAGCGCGACTCGCGCATCATCGTGCTGGGCGAAGATGTCGGCGAAAACGGCGGCGTCTTCCGGGCGACGGACGGGCTGCTCGAGCAGTTTGGCGAGGGGCGCGTGTTTGATACACCGCTTGCGGAATCGGGTATTATCGGCACGTCCATTGGACTGGCGATCAACGGAATGCGCCCGATTGCCGAAATTCAGTTTCTCGGGTTTGCCTACCAGGCGATGGACCAGTTGGCGGCCCAGGCGGCGCGCATCCGCTTCCGCTCGGCCGGGCGGTTTTCGTGCCCGATCGTCGTGCGCAGCCCATACGGCGGCGGGGTGCGGACGCCGGAATTGCACTCCGATTCGCTTGAGGCGCTGTTTACCCATTCGCCGGGCTTAAAAGTCGTCATGCCGTCCAATCCGTATGATGCGAAAGGGCTATTGATCTCCGCCATTCGCGATGAAGACCCGGTTCTGTTTTTGGAGCCGATGAAGCTGTATCGGGCGTTTCGCATGGAAGTGCCACAAGAACCGTACACCGTTCCGCTCGGCCAGGCGCGCGTCGTCAAAGAGGGCGATGATGTGACGATCATCTCTTGGGGGGCGACGGTGCCGCTTGTCGCCAAAATCGCTGCCGAGATCGAGACAAAAGGGGTCAGTGCGGAAGTCATCGACCTTCGCTGCCTGCAGCCGCTTGATCTCGACACGATCATCGCCTCGGTGGAAAAAACAGGGCGGGTGATGATCGTTCACGAGGCGGTGAAAACGGGCGGATTTGGCGCCGAGGTGGCGGCCTTGATCAGCGAACGGGCGCTGTTTTCCCTTTCCGCCCCGATCGTGCGCATCGCCGGCTACGACACGCCGTATCCGGTGCCGTCGGTCGAGGACGACTGGCTGCCGAACGCCGAGCGGATTGCGGAAGGAATTGAAACGTTGCTGCGTTACTAG
- a CDS encoding MurR/RpiR family transcriptional regulator produces the protein MFTPEQIAQFSELDYAIYDYVVKHPHEVAYMRIRELAEAVHVSPPTVLRFCKKVGCDGFSEFKTKWKLHLRESEQTSIISSQEALREFFERTMTADYERAIREAAAAIARADHVIFVGSGSSGILAEYGSRYVSAFQKFSVYIKDPFFPIYGHYFDNCAVIALSVSGETPHTLAQVHRFKEKGGTIISITNRKHCTLASISDYNLTYYATPERIGQTDVTTQLPVVYLLERLAKEMYRMLPNRTAEGGTQPQSR, from the coding sequence ATGTTTACTCCAGAACAAATCGCTCAGTTTTCCGAGCTCGACTACGCCATTTACGATTATGTGGTGAAGCACCCACATGAAGTCGCGTACATGCGCATCCGCGAGCTCGCCGAAGCCGTCCACGTCTCACCGCCGACCGTGCTTCGCTTTTGCAAAAAGGTCGGCTGCGACGGCTTCAGTGAGTTTAAAACGAAATGGAAGTTGCATTTGCGGGAAAGCGAACAAACGTCGATCATCAGCAGCCAAGAGGCGCTGCGCGAATTTTTTGAGCGGACGATGACTGCCGATTACGAGCGGGCCATCCGTGAAGCGGCGGCCGCCATCGCCCGGGCCGATCACGTCATTTTTGTCGGTTCGGGCAGCTCCGGCATTTTGGCCGAATACGGCTCGCGCTATGTGTCCGCCTTTCAAAAGTTTTCCGTCTACATCAAAGACCCGTTTTTCCCGATTTACGGTCATTATTTCGATAACTGCGCCGTCATCGCCTTGTCGGTATCGGGAGAAACGCCGCATACGCTCGCCCAAGTGCACCGATTCAAAGAAAAAGGCGGGACGATCATCAGCATCACGAACCGGAAACATTGCACCCTTGCCAGCATCTCGGACTACAATTTGACGTACTACGCCACGCCAGAGCGGATCGGGCAAACCGATGTGACGACCCAGCTTCCGGTCGTCTACTTGCTTGAGCGGCTGGCGAAAGAAATGTACCGAATGCTGCCAAATCGGACAGCGGAAGGCGGAACCCAACCTCAAAGCCGGTAA
- a CDS encoding Gfo/Idh/MocA family protein gives MVRFATIGTNWITESFIDAARLVDSFELAAVYSRTEETAKAFAAKVKAPRTFTDLQRLAESDEVEAVYIASPNSFHAEQAIFLMNHGKHVLCEKPLASNAQEAKAMIEAAERNGVVLMEAMKATLLPTFLSIREHVPKLGRIRRYVASYCQYSSRYDAYKQGTVLNAFNPAFSNGALMDIGVYCLYPMVVLFGKPKSLKAQSLKLESGVDGEGTIVFDYGEMDGIVFYSKIANSYLPAEIQGEDGSMIIDAIHTPTKAEIRYRDGRVEDITVPQDKPPMYYEVNEFIDLIESGARESAINSHRHSLWTIEIMDEARRQTGIVFPADQR, from the coding sequence ATGGTTCGATTTGCGACGATCGGCACAAACTGGATCACCGAGTCGTTCATTGACGCCGCGCGGTTGGTCGACTCGTTCGAACTCGCCGCCGTCTACTCGCGGACGGAGGAAACGGCGAAGGCATTTGCGGCCAAAGTCAAAGCGCCGCGGACGTTTACCGATTTGCAGCGGCTGGCTGAAAGCGACGAGGTGGAGGCCGTCTATATCGCCAGCCCGAACTCGTTTCACGCCGAACAGGCGATTTTTCTCATGAATCACGGCAAGCATGTGTTATGCGAAAAACCGCTCGCCTCGAACGCCCAAGAGGCAAAAGCGATGATCGAAGCGGCTGAGCGAAACGGCGTCGTGTTGATGGAAGCGATGAAGGCGACGCTGCTTCCCACTTTCCTGTCCATCCGCGAGCACGTGCCGAAACTCGGCCGCATCCGCCGCTATGTGGCCAGCTACTGTCAATATTCATCGCGCTACGACGCCTATAAGCAAGGAACGGTGCTTAACGCCTTCAACCCCGCTTTCTCGAACGGGGCGTTGATGGATATCGGCGTCTACTGCCTGTACCCGATGGTGGTGCTGTTCGGCAAGCCGAAGAGCCTCAAAGCGCAAAGCCTTAAGCTTGAATCAGGGGTCGACGGCGAAGGAACAATCGTCTTCGACTACGGGGAGATGGATGGGATCGTCTTTTACTCGAAAATCGCCAATTCCTACTTGCCGGCGGAAATTCAAGGGGAAGACGGAAGTATGATCATTGACGCCATCCATACGCCAACCAAAGCGGAAATCCGCTACCGCGACGGGCGCGTCGAGGACATCACCGTGCCGCAAGACAAACCGCCGATGTACTATGAAGTGAACGAATTCATCGATCTCATTGAAAGCGGGGCGCGCGAATCAGCGATCAACTCGCACCGCCATTCGCTTTGGACGATCGAAATCATGGACGAAGCGCGAAGACAAACGGGCATCGTGTTCCCGGCCGATCAGCGATAA
- the hepT gene encoding type VII toxin-antitoxin system HepT family RNase toxin produces MMNDVIFNKVSVIERCMKRIHEEYENNPKHLENYTKQDSIVLNLQRACEASIDLAMHVVAQKKLGLPQTSRDAFSLLEQHGIISPSLSKKMKAMVGFRNIAVHDDQELNLTILQKILDDHLTDFTEFTKAIVRQK; encoded by the coding sequence ATGATGAATGATGTTATATTCAATAAAGTAAGTGTGATTGAACGGTGTATGAAACGTATTCATGAAGAATACGAAAACAATCCAAAACATTTGGAGAATTACACGAAGCAGGATTCCATTGTCCTCAATCTCCAACGAGCGTGTGAAGCGAGCATCGACTTAGCGATGCATGTCGTTGCGCAAAAAAAGCTCGGACTTCCACAAACAAGTCGAGATGCTTTCTCTCTTTTAGAACAACACGGCATCATCTCTCCATCCTTATCGAAAAAAATGAAAGCAATGGTCGGATTTCGCAATATCGCTGTGCATGATGATCAAGAACTGAACTTGACGATTTTGCAAAAAATACTCGACGACCATTTAACAGACTTCACTGAGTTTACGAAAGCAATTGTTAGGCAAAAGTAG
- the pdhA gene encoding pyruvate dehydrogenase (acetyl-transferring) E1 component subunit alpha, producing the protein MFDPDKLPVEVVQILDENGNGDEGKLAAFSDEWLLCAYREMRRARVIDERLLRMQRQGRIGTYAPFSGQEAAQIGSVFALRKDDWIFPSYREVAACLTHGMPLEQFFHYVQGRLSGKRMPEGLNMFPTQIIIAAQTLHAVGCAWASKLKGEPQVSVAYFGDGATSEGDFHEAMNFAAVYNVPVIFFCQNNQYAISVPYRKQTASRTIAQKALAYGMKGVLVDGNDVLAVYETMKQAVEAARRGEGPMLIEALTYRLGPHTTADDPTKYRRPEEVETWRTKDPLHRLRALLERRGLWTEVQEEAFVAEVNEEITAAYEAAIASKSGSIVDAFDCVYSEAPKLLAEQKDEVMRRKQRSGVR; encoded by the coding sequence ATGTTTGATCCGGACAAATTGCCGGTTGAGGTCGTGCAAATTCTCGATGAAAACGGAAACGGGGATGAGGGGAAGTTGGCGGCGTTTTCCGATGAATGGCTGCTTTGCGCCTATCGGGAAATGCGGCGGGCGCGCGTCATTGATGAACGGTTGCTGCGCATGCAGCGGCAAGGGCGGATCGGTACATATGCGCCGTTTAGCGGTCAAGAGGCGGCGCAAATTGGCAGCGTGTTTGCGCTTCGAAAAGACGACTGGATTTTTCCCAGCTACCGGGAAGTGGCGGCTTGCTTGACGCACGGCATGCCGCTTGAGCAGTTTTTCCATTATGTGCAAGGGCGTCTGTCGGGGAAACGAATGCCGGAAGGATTGAACATGTTCCCGACGCAAATCATCATCGCGGCGCAGACGCTTCATGCGGTCGGCTGTGCGTGGGCGTCGAAATTGAAAGGCGAACCGCAAGTATCGGTGGCGTATTTCGGCGACGGGGCGACGTCGGAGGGCGATTTTCATGAAGCGATGAATTTTGCCGCGGTGTACAACGTGCCGGTCATCTTTTTCTGCCAAAACAACCAATACGCCATTAGCGTTCCGTACCGCAAGCAGACGGCCAGCCGAACGATTGCGCAGAAGGCGCTCGCCTATGGGATGAAAGGAGTGCTGGTCGACGGCAACGACGTGCTGGCGGTGTACGAAACGATGAAACAGGCGGTCGAAGCGGCGCGCCGCGGTGAGGGGCCGATGTTGATCGAGGCGCTCACCTACCGGCTCGGGCCGCACACGACAGCAGACGATCCGACGAAATACCGCCGGCCTGAAGAAGTCGAGACATGGCGGACGAAAGATCCGCTTCACCGTCTGCGTGCGCTGCTCGAACGGCGCGGGTTGTGGACGGAGGTGCAGGAAGAAGCGTTTGTCGCCGAAGTGAATGAGGAAATCACTGCGGCGTATGAGGCGGCCATCGCCAGCAAGTCCGGTTCGATTGTCGATGCATTCGATTGCGTGTACAGCGAGGCGCCCAAATTGCTTGCCGAACAAAAAGACGAAGTGATGCGGCGCAAACAACGGAGCGGGGTGAGATAA
- a CDS encoding dihydrolipoamide acetyltransferase family protein has protein sequence MIYEFKLPDIGEGLHEAEIIRWLIREGDVVKADQPIAEIQTDKAMVEMTTPVAGKVVALAGPEGATVKVGEPLIVVETEAAVAAEAAPTDNSAQEPAPVLHKEAPRPARKRAIAAPSVRKRARELGVPIDDVEGTGEGGRVTLADLERYVREREAAAAVAEAARSEGNEAAVLPAGSAATGRQANAAAWTSIANVEAAFQEEERIPLRGLRKKIAEKMVKSVYTAPHVTGMDEVDVTKLVEIRKHLAGELAKEQIKLTYLPFMIKAVTRALKQYPMFNASLDEKTNEIVLKRRFHIGIATATKAGLVVPVIRDADQKSIRELAIEIAELSEKAHRQALRLDELQGSTFTITSTGAGGGWFATPIINYPEVAILGAHAIKRRPVVVGDEIVIRDMMGMSLTFDHRVIDGEPAGRFMRTVAYYLENPEVLLLDVR, from the coding sequence ATGATCTATGAGTTTAAGTTGCCCGACATCGGCGAAGGGCTGCATGAAGCGGAAATCATCCGCTGGCTCATTCGTGAAGGGGATGTGGTGAAGGCCGACCAACCGATCGCCGAAATTCAGACGGATAAGGCCATGGTGGAGATGACGACGCCGGTCGCTGGCAAAGTGGTGGCGCTCGCCGGGCCGGAAGGGGCGACGGTGAAGGTTGGGGAGCCGCTCATTGTCGTGGAAACCGAGGCAGCGGTGGCGGCCGAAGCGGCGCCGACCGACAATTCGGCTCAGGAGCCTGCGCCGGTTCTGCACAAAGAAGCGCCCCGTCCTGCGCGCAAGCGGGCGATTGCCGCGCCGTCCGTGCGCAAGCGGGCGCGGGAGTTGGGCGTTCCGATTGATGACGTGGAAGGGACGGGCGAGGGAGGCCGGGTGACGCTCGCCGATTTGGAGCGATACGTCCGCGAGCGGGAAGCGGCCGCGGCAGTGGCGGAGGCGGCGCGGAGTGAGGGGAACGAAGCCGCGGTTTTGCCAGCCGGGAGCGCAGCGACAGGACGGCAGGCGAACGCAGCCGCATGGACGTCCATTGCGAATGTGGAGGCGGCGTTCCAAGAAGAAGAACGCATTCCGCTTCGCGGCTTGCGCAAAAAGATCGCCGAGAAAATGGTGAAATCGGTGTATACGGCGCCGCATGTGACCGGCATGGACGAGGTGGATGTGACGAAGCTCGTCGAAATTCGCAAGCACCTTGCCGGCGAGCTGGCCAAAGAGCAGATCAAGCTGACGTATTTGCCGTTTATGATCAAAGCAGTGACAAGGGCGCTGAAGCAATACCCGATGTTCAACGCTTCGCTCGATGAAAAGACGAATGAAATCGTCTTGAAAAGGCGCTTTCACATCGGCATCGCGACGGCGACGAAAGCGGGGCTCGTTGTCCCTGTCATCCGCGACGCCGACCAAAAATCGATCCGCGAGCTCGCCATCGAAATCGCCGAACTGTCGGAAAAAGCGCACCGCCAGGCGCTTCGCCTTGACGAGCTGCAAGGAAGCACGTTTACGATCACAAGCACTGGGGCGGGCGGGGGTTGGTTTGCGACGCCGATCATCAACTATCCGGAAGTGGCGATTTTGGGGGCGCATGCGATTAAACGGCGTCCGGTTGTCGTCGGCGACGAGATCGTCATCCGCGATATGATGGGGATGTCGCTCACCTTTGACCATCGCGTCATCGACGGCGAGCCGGCTGGGCGGTTTATGCGGACGGTGGCCTACTATTTGGAAAATCCGGAAGTGCTGTTGTTGGACGTGCGGTGA